In Deltaproteobacteria bacterium, a genomic segment contains:
- the cmoA gene encoding carboxy-S-adenosyl-L-methionine synthase CmoA: MLNARTITKELEGSTTEDAVYSSALSVVPAFRFDETVARVFPDMIRRSVPGYETTLDMIGVMTDQFVQPGTNCYDLGCSLGASLLAMRRAIGHSGCKVIGIDTSSAMVEHCQKIIDEDDSITPVEIRQEDIRETPIHNASVVTSNFTLQFLPPQDRLALLRRVREGMVDDGIFILSEKVHFDNEANQELQTRLHHRFKRAQGYSDLEIAQKRTAIENVLVPDTIEEHRTRLHMAGFSQVQVWFQCFSFVSLVAIP, translated from the coding sequence ATGCTCAACGCGCGAACCATTACCAAAGAACTCGAAGGCTCCACCACGGAAGATGCAGTTTATTCTTCTGCCCTCTCTGTTGTTCCAGCTTTTCGATTCGATGAAACTGTGGCCCGCGTCTTTCCCGACATGATTCGACGCTCCGTTCCGGGGTATGAAACGACGTTGGATATGATTGGGGTTATGACCGACCAATTTGTTCAACCGGGAACGAATTGCTACGACCTTGGCTGCTCCTTGGGAGCATCGCTTTTGGCTATGCGCCGAGCCATCGGACACTCTGGCTGCAAAGTCATTGGCATCGATACCAGCTCAGCGATGGTCGAACACTGCCAAAAAATCATTGACGAAGATGACTCCATCACTCCCGTTGAGATTCGCCAAGAAGATATTCGGGAAACGCCGATTCATAACGCAAGTGTCGTCACGTCAAACTTTACCCTTCAATTCCTTCCACCACAGGACCGGCTCGCATTGTTGCGCCGCGTGCGCGAAGGCATGGTAGACGACGGAATTTTTATTCTATCCGAAAAAGTTCATTTTGATAACGAAGCCAATCAAGAACTTCAGACACGTTTGCATCACCGATTTAAGCGCGCTCAAGGGTACAGCGATTTAGAAATAGCCCAAAAGCGAACAGCTATCGAGAACGTCTTGGTTCCGGATACCATTGAAGAGCACCGTACCCGTTTGCATATGGCGGGTTTTTCTCAAGTTCAAGTATGGTTCCAATGCTTTAGCTTCGTATCGCTGGTTGCCATTCCATGA